The following are from one region of the Yoonia sp. R2331 genome:
- the nuoF gene encoding NADH-quinone oxidoreductase subunit NuoF produces the protein MLKDQDRIFTNLYGMHDRTLKGAQARGHWDGTAGIIKKGRDWIIDEMKASGLRGRGGAGFPTGLKWSFMPKESDGRPAYLVVNADESEPGTCKDREIMRHDPHTLIEGCLIASFAMNANACYIYIRGEYIREKEALQNAIDEAYAAGLVGKNAAKSGWDFDIYLAHGAGAYICGEETALLESLEGKKGMPRMKPPFPAGAGLYGCPTTVNNVESIAVVPTILRRGGAWFAGMGRPNNAGTKLFAISGHVNNPCVVEEEMSIPFEELIEKHCGGIRGGWDNLKAVIPGGSSVPCVRGEHMKDAIMDFDYLRGELGSGLGTAAVIVMDNSVDMIKAIWRLSKFYKHESCGQCTPCREGTGWMMRVMKRLVEGDARPEEIDMLFDVTKQVEGHTICALGDAAAWPIQGLIKNFRDEIEDRIAHKRVGVAAE, from the coding sequence ATGCTCAAAGATCAGGACCGCATTTTCACAAACCTTTACGGGATGCACGACCGCACGCTGAAAGGCGCGCAGGCGCGGGGCCATTGGGATGGCACGGCAGGCATCATCAAAAAGGGCCGGGACTGGATCATTGACGAGATGAAGGCCAGCGGTCTGCGCGGGCGCGGCGGTGCTGGTTTCCCAACAGGTTTGAAATGGTCTTTCATGCCGAAGGAAAGCGACGGTCGTCCAGCCTATCTGGTTGTGAACGCTGACGAATCTGAACCCGGCACATGTAAAGACCGCGAGATCATGCGCCATGACCCGCATACGCTGATCGAAGGTTGCCTGATCGCGAGCTTCGCGATGAATGCGAATGCTTGCTACATTTACATTCGTGGCGAGTACATCCGCGAGAAAGAGGCGCTGCAAAACGCCATTGATGAGGCTTATGCCGCAGGGCTGGTGGGCAAGAACGCCGCCAAGTCGGGCTGGGATTTCGACATCTATCTGGCCCACGGGGCAGGTGCCTATATCTGCGGTGAAGAGACAGCACTGCTCGAAAGCCTTGAAGGCAAAAAGGGCATGCCCCGGATGAAGCCGCCGTTCCCGGCGGGTGCGGGGCTATATGGTTGCCCGACCACGGTGAACAACGTGGAATCGATTGCCGTGGTGCCAACGATCCTGCGCCGGGGCGGTGCATGGTTTGCGGGCATGGGCCGTCCGAACAATGCGGGCACCAAGCTCTTTGCGATCTCGGGCCACGTCAACAACCCTTGTGTGGTTGAAGAAGAGATGTCGATCCCGTTTGAAGAACTGATCGAGAAACACTGCGGCGGTATTCGCGGTGGGTGGGATAACCTCAAGGCTGTCATCCCCGGTGGGTCCTCGGTCCCTTGTGTGCGCGGTGAGCACATGAAGGACGCGATCATGGATTTCGATTACCTGCGCGGCGAGCTGGGGTCAGGCCTTGGTACAGCAGCGGTGATCGTGATGGATAACTCAGTCGACATGATCAAGGCGATCTGGCGGCTGTCAAAGTTCTACAAGCACGAGTCATGTGGTCAGTGCACGCCCTGCCGCGAAGGCACCGGCTGGATGATGCGGGTGATGAAGCGACTGGTCGAAGGCGACGCGCGCCCCGAAGAGATCGACATGCTGTTTGACGTGACCAAGCAGGTTGAGGGTCATACGATCTGTGCGCTTGGCGACGCGGCGGCGTGGCCTATTCAGGGGCTGATCAAGAACTTCCGCGACGAGATCGAAGACCGGATCGCCCACAAGCGGGTGGGCGTCGCGGCGGAGTGA
- a CDS encoding DUF3291 domain-containing protein: MPLAEFNFGTLKYPWDDPRLKDFQDNLDRVNALAQRSDGFIWMLDEDGMDAVQNDPQGPLKDRPNTASTLSVWRDAQSLWQFVENTLHGRFMKRGSEWFRADDRSHLVIWEVVEGHRPTVAEGMARWEDLMRDGPSKPIFGGAELRRRSDVSAS; encoded by the coding sequence ATGCCGCTGGCTGAATTCAACTTTGGTACGCTGAAATACCCGTGGGATGATCCGCGGTTGAAGGATTTTCAGGATAATCTCGACCGGGTGAATGCGCTGGCGCAGCGGTCCGATGGGTTCATCTGGATGCTGGATGAAGACGGAATGGATGCGGTGCAGAACGATCCGCAGGGGCCGTTGAAGGATCGGCCCAATACGGCGAGCACGTTGTCGGTTTGGCGTGATGCGCAGAGCCTTTGGCAGTTCGTCGAAAATACGCTGCATGGGCGGTTCATGAAGCGCGGGAGCGAGTGGTTCCGGGCCGATGATCGCAGCCATCTGGTCATCTGGGAGGTCGTCGAAGGGCATCGCCCGACAGTCGCGGAAGGGATGGCGCGTTGGGAAGATTTGATGCGAGATGGGCCAAGTAAGCCAATTTTTGGTGGGGCAGAGCTTCGGAGGCGGTCCGATGTTTCTGCATCCTGA
- a CDS encoding DUF3291 domain-containing protein produces the protein MHLAELNVGRLLAPTDDPRVKEFMDNLDRVNGLGKRMPGFVWMMEGSGEPGTGNTEAKIDGDPQFVANLTVWEDAASLEKFVWGTIHKQFFARRKEWFEVLGEQHFVMWWVPKGHRPTLNEALERLDMRRTKGDTEDAFGWDLLRSGG, from the coding sequence ATGCATTTGGCAGAACTGAATGTTGGGCGCTTGCTTGCACCCACTGATGATCCAAGGGTCAAGGAGTTCATGGATAACCTCGACCGGGTGAACGGGCTGGGTAAGCGGATGCCGGGGTTTGTCTGGATGATGGAAGGCTCGGGCGAACCGGGCACCGGAAATACAGAGGCCAAGATTGACGGTGACCCGCAGTTTGTTGCCAATCTGACCGTGTGGGAAGACGCAGCCAGCCTTGAAAAGTTCGTCTGGGGCACAATCCACAAACAGTTTTTCGCCCGCCGCAAGGAATGGTTCGAAGTTCTGGGTGAGCAGCATTTCGTGATGTGGTGGGTGCCGAAAGGACATCGGCCAACGCTAAACGAAGCACTGGAACGACTCGACATGCGCCGCACAAAAGGCGATACGGAAGACGCCTTTGGTTGGGATTTGTTAAGATCTGGCGGGTAG
- a CDS encoding DUF5333 domain-containing protein, whose protein sequence is MLKRTLFAASTLAIVTVAGASSAKPALKDVAYVREGIIAAGIAYEISEECGDISARLFRGLSFLNGLKSHARDLGYTEAEIDAYIDDKAEKNRLEGIARARLADLGAVPGNAQSHCTVGRAEIAKGSAIGRLLR, encoded by the coding sequence ATGTTGAAACGAACCCTATTTGCCGCATCGACGCTGGCCATTGTGACTGTCGCCGGGGCCAGTTCGGCCAAGCCCGCGCTGAAAGATGTGGCTTATGTGCGCGAGGGCATCATTGCCGCCGGCATCGCCTATGAAATCAGCGAAGAATGCGGCGATATCTCGGCCCGGCTTTTCCGTGGGCTCAGCTTTTTGAACGGGCTCAAAAGCCATGCCCGCGATCTTGGCTATACCGAGGCAGAAATCGACGCCTACATAGATGATAAGGCAGAGAAAAATCGCCTTGAAGGGATTGCGCGCGCGCGGCTGGCGGACCTTGGCGCCGTGCCCGGAAATGCGCAAAGCCATTGCACAGTCGGGCGAGCCGAGATTGCCAAGGGCAGCGCGATTGGACGGCTGTTGCGTTAA
- the nuoG gene encoding NADH-quinone oxidoreductase subunit NuoG, producing MSDLRKLVIDGNEVEVDGAMTLIQACEEAGIEIPRFCYHERLSIAGNCRMCLVEVVGGPPKPAASCAMQVKDLRPGPEGQPPQVKTNSPMVKKAREGVMEFLLINHPLDCPICDQGGECDLQDQAMAYGVDFSRFREPKRATDDLDLGPLVETHMTRCISCTRCVRFTTEVAGIHQMGQTGRGEDAEITSYLGETLNSNLQGNIIDLCPVGALVSKPYAFTARPWELTKTESIDVMDALGSNIRVDTKGREVMRFLPRNHDGVNEEWISDKTRFVWDGLRRQRLDTPYIRENGKLRSASWPEALSAAAAAMQGKKVAGLVGDLAPVEAAFALKQLIEGQGGTVECRTDGAKLPAGNRSGYVGTGCIEDIDEAEMIILIGTNPREEAPVLNARLRKAWSRGAKIARIGAPDDLTFPVMELGTGRKALAEVAKMDHSDKAGVNGVMIIGQGALNEADGEAVLGTAMTMAEAGSSKFMVLHTAAGRVGAMDVDATTEGGMEALKDAEVIFNLGADEVEIAAGPVVIYQGSHGDRGAHRADIILPAAAYTEENALFVNTEGRPQLAMRAGFAPGEAKENWAILRALSAELDAALPFDSLAQLRNALVAAHPHLGDIDEVAENAWQPLPAKKMGDADFKGAIKDHYLTNPIARASQLMAELSANAKARNAPAVAAE from the coding sequence ATGTCCGATCTGCGCAAGCTTGTCATCGATGGAAACGAGGTCGAAGTGGATGGGGCAATGACCCTCATTCAGGCCTGTGAAGAAGCCGGGATCGAGATCCCGCGCTTTTGCTATCACGAACGTCTGTCGATTGCCGGGAATTGCCGGATGTGTCTGGTCGAAGTTGTGGGCGGTCCGCCTAAGCCAGCTGCGTCTTGTGCGATGCAGGTCAAGGATTTGCGCCCCGGTCCCGAAGGACAGCCGCCGCAGGTCAAGACGAACTCTCCGATGGTGAAGAAAGCCCGCGAGGGCGTGATGGAGTTCCTGCTGATCAACCACCCGCTGGATTGCCCGATTTGCGATCAGGGTGGCGAATGTGATTTGCAGGATCAGGCGATGGCCTATGGCGTCGACTTTAGTCGTTTCCGCGAACCGAAGCGTGCAACAGATGACCTTGATCTGGGGCCGCTTGTTGAAACCCATATGACCCGCTGCATTTCCTGCACGCGCTGCGTGCGATTCACGACAGAGGTCGCGGGCATCCATCAGATGGGCCAGACCGGTCGTGGTGAGGACGCAGAGATCACCAGTTATCTGGGCGAGACACTGAATTCGAACTTGCAGGGCAACATCATTGATCTGTGCCCCGTGGGCGCGCTGGTCAGCAAGCCCTATGCCTTTACCGCCCGCCCGTGGGAGCTGACCAAGACCGAATCCATCGACGTGATGGATGCGCTTGGGTCCAATATCCGCGTGGATACCAAGGGCCGCGAAGTGATGCGCTTTTTGCCGCGCAACCATGACGGCGTGAACGAGGAATGGATTTCCGACAAGACACGCTTTGTCTGGGACGGCCTGCGCCGACAGCGTCTCGACACCCCTTACATCCGCGAAAACGGCAAGCTGCGCAGCGCAAGCTGGCCAGAGGCGCTCAGCGCTGCGGCAGCGGCGATGCAAGGCAAGAAGGTTGCCGGGCTGGTCGGAGACCTCGCCCCGGTTGAGGCCGCGTTCGCATTGAAGCAGTTGATCGAAGGGCAGGGCGGCACAGTTGAGTGTCGCACCGATGGCGCAAAGCTGCCTGCGGGGAACCGGTCTGGCTATGTTGGCACGGGATGCATTGAAGACATTGATGAGGCCGAGATGATCATTCTGATCGGCACCAACCCGCGTGAAGAAGCGCCGGTGCTGAACGCACGTCTGCGCAAGGCCTGGTCGCGCGGTGCCAAGATAGCACGGATCGGCGCGCCGGATGATCTGACCTTCCCGGTGATGGAGCTTGGCACAGGTCGCAAGGCGCTGGCCGAGGTCGCCAAGATGGACCATTCCGACAAGGCTGGCGTCAATGGTGTGATGATAATCGGTCAGGGCGCATTGAACGAGGCTGATGGGGAGGCCGTGCTTGGCACCGCGATGACCATGGCAGAGGCCGGATCGTCGAAGTTCATGGTGCTGCATACGGCTGCGGGCCGCGTTGGCGCGATGGACGTTGATGCCACGACCGAGGGCGGCATGGAGGCGTTGAAGGACGCCGAAGTGATCTTCAATCTTGGGGCTGACGAGGTTGAAATCGCGGCGGGTCCAGTGGTGATCTATCAGGGGAGCCATGGCGACCGGGGTGCGCACCGTGCGGATATCATCCTGCCCGCGGCGGCCTATACCGAAGAGAACGCGCTGTTTGTGAACACCGAAGGGCGGCCCCAATTGGCGATGCGGGCGGGCTTTGCCCCCGGCGAGGCCAAGGAAAACTGGGCTATTTTGCGGGCGCTGTCCGCGGAACTGGACGCGGCATTGCCGTTCGATTCACTGGCGCAACTGCGCAACGCCCTTGTGGCCGCGCACCCGCATCTGGGCGACATCGACGAAGTGGCCGAGAATGCGTGGCAGCCGCTGCCCGCCAAGAAGATGGGCGATGCGGATTTCAAAGGGGCAATCAAGGATCACTACCTGACCAATCCGATTGCCCGCGCGAGTCAGTTAATGGCGGAACTGAGCGCCAACGCCAAAGCCCGCAACGCACCTGCGGTGGCTGCGGAATAA
- the nuoH gene encoding NADH-quinone oxidoreductase subunit NuoH, translated as MMAFFTETTLGMGLVILGQCLLVLVPLLLALAFLMYADRKIWAAVMMRKGPNVVGAFGLLQSFADFLKYIVKEIVVPAGADKAVFFLAPMISFVLAVIAWAVIPFNDGWVVSDINVAILYVFAVSSLEVYGVIMGGWASNSKYPFLGSLRSAAQMISYEVSLGLIIIGVIISTGSMNFGAIVAAQDGNAGIFNWYWVAHFPMLFLFFISALAETNRPPFDLPEAESELVAGYQVEYSSTPFLLFMIGELMAVVLMCALVSLLFFGGWLSPIPGLPDGVLWMVLKMALVFFAFSMVKAITPRYRYDQLMRIGWKVFLPMSLAWVVFVAFMAKFEVFGGLWARYAIGG; from the coding sequence ATGATGGCATTCTTTACAGAAACCACGTTGGGCATGGGCCTTGTGATCCTGGGGCAATGCCTTTTGGTGCTTGTGCCATTGCTGCTGGCGCTGGCCTTCCTGATGTACGCCGACCGCAAAATCTGGGCCGCCGTGATGATGCGCAAGGGCCCCAACGTTGTGGGTGCCTTTGGTCTGCTGCAATCATTTGCGGACTTCTTGAAATACATCGTCAAGGAAATCGTCGTGCCTGCGGGTGCGGACAAGGCGGTCTTCTTCCTTGCGCCCATGATCTCTTTCGTGCTGGCCGTGATTGCCTGGGCGGTGATCCCGTTTAACGATGGCTGGGTCGTCTCAGACATCAATGTCGCAATCCTCTATGTTTTCGCGGTGTCCTCACTCGAAGTTTATGGTGTGATTATGGGCGGTTGGGCGTCGAACTCAAAGTATCCGTTCCTTGGCTCACTACGCTCTGCCGCGCAGATGATTTCTTACGAAGTCTCACTGGGCCTGATCATCATCGGTGTGATCATCTCGACCGGCTCGATGAACTTCGGCGCGATTGTCGCGGCGCAAGATGGCAACGCTGGGATCTTCAACTGGTACTGGGTCGCGCATTTCCCGATGCTGTTCCTGTTCTTTATCAGCGCCTTGGCGGAAACAAACCGCCCACCGTTCGACCTGCCAGAGGCAGAATCGGAACTCGTTGCCGGATATCAGGTCGAATATTCCTCAACGCCATTCCTGCTCTTTATGATTGGCGAGCTGATGGCGGTGGTGCTGATGTGCGCACTGGTGTCGCTGCTGTTCTTCGGCGGCTGGTTGTCGCCGATCCCCGGCCTGCCGGATGGCGTGCTGTGGATGGTGCTGAAAATGGCGCTGGTGTTCTTCGCCTTCTCGATGGTTAAGGCGATCACCCCGCGCTACCGCTACGACCAATTGATGCGCATTGGCTGGAAAGTCTTCCTGCCGATGTCACTGGCCTGGGTCGTGTTCGTGGCCTTTATGGCGAAATTTGAAGTGTTTGGCGGCCTTTGGGCACGCTACGCGATCGGAGGCTGA
- the nuoI gene encoding NADH-quinone oxidoreductase subunit NuoI: MDYNRAAKYFLLMDFWQGFRLGFKHFFRPKVTINYPHEKGPLSPRFRGEHALRRYPNGEERCIACKLCEAVCPAQAITIDAEPRDDGSRRTTRYDIDMTKCIYCGFCQEACPVDAIVEGPNFEFSTETREELYYDKDKLLANGDRWEAEIARNLELDAPYR; encoded by the coding sequence ATGGACTACAACCGCGCCGCCAAATATTTCCTGCTGATGGATTTCTGGCAGGGGTTCCGACTGGGGTTCAAACACTTCTTTCGGCCCAAGGTCACGATCAATTATCCCCATGAAAAGGGGCCGTTGTCCCCGCGTTTCCGGGGTGAACACGCGCTGCGTCGTTATCCCAACGGTGAAGAACGCTGCATCGCATGTAAGCTGTGCGAGGCCGTCTGCCCCGCGCAAGCCATCACCATCGACGCCGAACCGCGTGACGACGGCAGCCGCCGCACCACGCGCTATGACATCGACATGACCAAGTGCATCTATTGCGGTTTCTGCCAAGAGGCTTGCCCGGTGGATGCCATCGTCGAAGGCCCGAATTTCGAGTTCTCAACCGAAACACGTGAAGAGCTTTACTACGACAAAGACAAGCTTCTGGCCAACGGTGACCGCTGGGAAGCCGAGATCGCGCGCAACCTCGAACTGGATGCGCCCTACCGATGA
- a CDS encoding carboxymuconolactone decarboxylase family protein, which yields MTQSTTAYQQGQALSEKVNPGMEAALAARYDDLVPGLSRMVVEVPYGTFYARGVVDEKTRLLATIAALTAQGGQTKPQLKVNIASARNVGASREEICEIIYQMTLYGGFPSMINGLNAAIEVFEAEDAA from the coding sequence ATGACACAAAGCACCACGGCATATCAGCAAGGTCAGGCTCTTTCGGAAAAGGTCAACCCCGGCATGGAGGCGGCGCTTGCGGCACGTTACGACGATCTTGTGCCCGGCTTGTCACGGATGGTTGTCGAGGTGCCTTACGGTACATTCTATGCCCGTGGCGTAGTGGATGAAAAAACGCGGCTGTTGGCAACGATTGCGGCCCTGACGGCCCAGGGTGGTCAAACCAAACCGCAATTGAAGGTGAATATCGCCAGCGCCCGCAACGTTGGCGCCAGCCGAGAAGAGATCTGTGAGATCATTTATCAGATGACTCTGTATGGTGGTTTTCCGTCGATGATCAACGGGTTGAACGCCGCGATTGAGGTCTTTGAGGCGGAGGATGCCGCATGA
- a CDS encoding carboxymuconolactone decarboxylase family protein → MTDQNPFDAMMKMSQDWVKQFNPAMEAFTPKGFEDMFPTMPKDLMETFLGKGMNPEGLDAKTRLLLTLMGLTIMGAQAEAQVRLTVRHAVEAGATKQEIAETIAQAAMFGGVPAMTKAMELATEVLDKDSDA, encoded by the coding sequence ATGACCGATCAGAACCCATTTGATGCAATGATGAAGATGAGTCAGGACTGGGTGAAGCAATTCAACCCGGCGATGGAGGCGTTCACGCCCAAAGGGTTCGAAGACATGTTCCCGACCATGCCAAAGGACCTGATGGAAACCTTCCTTGGAAAAGGCATGAATCCCGAAGGGCTGGATGCCAAAACCCGTCTGCTGCTGACGCTGATGGGGCTGACCATCATGGGCGCGCAGGCCGAAGCGCAGGTGCGCCTGACCGTGCGCCACGCGGTCGAAGCGGGGGCCACGAAACAGGAAATTGCCGAAACCATCGCGCAGGCCGCGATGTTTGGCGGCGTGCCAGCCATGACCAAGGCGATGGAGCTCGCCACGGAAGTCTTAGACAAGGATAGCGACGCATGA
- a CDS encoding NADH-quinone oxidoreductase subunit J, producing the protein MTVFAFTFYLFAISTVLGGLMTVISRNPVHSVLWLILAFLSSAGLFVTLGAEFVAMLLIIVYVGAVAVLFLFVVMMLDVDFAELKAEMSKYLPLGLLIGVVILMQMAIAFGTWGFDKNAAANIAAPVGDAENTAALGLLIYDKYIMLFQLAGLILLVAMIGAIVLTLRHRVDIKRQNVIAQMHRDPATAMELKDVKPGQGL; encoded by the coding sequence ATGACCGTGTTTGCCTTTACCTTTTATCTGTTCGCGATCTCGACCGTCCTGGGCGGCTTGATGACCGTGATCAGCCGAAACCCGGTGCATTCGGTGCTGTGGCTCATCCTTGCTTTCCTATCGTCCGCCGGGTTGTTCGTGACCTTGGGGGCCGAATTTGTGGCGATGCTGCTGATCATCGTCTACGTGGGTGCAGTCGCGGTGCTGTTCCTCTTTGTCGTGATGATGCTGGACGTGGATTTCGCCGAGTTAAAGGCGGAAATGTCGAAGTATCTGCCGCTGGGTTTGCTGATCGGCGTGGTGATCCTGATGCAGATGGCGATTGCCTTTGGCACATGGGGCTTTGACAAAAACGCCGCTGCCAACATTGCGGCACCGGTGGGTGACGCGGAAAACACAGCAGCACTTGGTCTGTTGATTTACGACAAATACATCATGCTATTCCAGCTTGCGGGTCTGATCCTGCTGGTCGCGATGATCGGGGCGATTGTCCTGACCCTGCGCCACCGTGTGGACATCAAGCGCCAGAACGTGATCGCCCAGATGCACCGCGATCCGGCGACCGCGATGGAGCTGAAAGACGTGAAACCGGGGCAGGGGCTATGA
- the nuoK gene encoding NADH-quinone oxidoreductase subunit NuoK has translation MIGLEHYLTVAAALFVIGIFGLFLNRKNVIILLMSIELMLLAVNINFVAFSSFLNDLVGQVFTLFVLTVAAAEAAIGLAILVCFFRNRGTIDVEDVNVMKG, from the coding sequence ATGATCGGACTTGAACACTACCTCACGGTCGCGGCGGCGCTCTTTGTCATTGGCATCTTTGGCCTGTTCCTGAACCGCAAGAACGTGATCATCCTGTTGATGAGCATCGAATTGATGCTGCTGGCGGTGAATATCAACTTTGTGGCCTTCTCCAGCTTCCTCAACGATCTGGTCGGGCAGGTGTTCACCCTTTTCGTGCTGACTGTCGCGGCCGCCGAGGCCGCGATTGGGCTGGCGATCCTTGTCTGTTTCTTCCGCAACCGCGGAACCATCGACGTTGAAGACGTCAACGTGATGAAAGGCTGA
- the nuoL gene encoding NADH-quinone oxidoreductase subunit L, translating into METIILFAPLVGALIAGFGWKIMGETAAQWLTTSLLFLSAFLSWIVFLTFDGTTESIQILRWIESGTLSTDWAIRMDRLTATMLIVITTVSALVHLYSFGYMAHDENFGEGVAYKARFFAYLSFFTFAMLMLVTADNLVQMFFGWEGVGVASYLLIGFYYKKPSANAAAIKAFVVNRVGDFGFALGIFGLFYLTDSIRFDDIFAAAPELAETTLTFMWTDWNAANLLAFLLFVGAMGKSAQLFLHTWLPDAMEGPTPVSALIHAATMVTAGVFLVCRMSPLMEFAPETKTFIVYLGATTAFFAATVGLVQNDIKRVIAYSTCSQLGYMFVAAGVGVYSVAMFHLLTHAFFKAMLFLGAGSVIHGMHHEQDMRNYGGLKDKMPKTFWAMMIGTLAITGVGIPLLYIGFPVGFAGFVSKDAIIESAYAAHAGYAFWILVLAAAMTSFYSWRLMFLTFYGTPRGDAHTHEHAHESPNVMLVPLAVLAVGAIFSGMVFYKPYFGSDASVGKFFGVIEAKEEAHAELGFTLISPAFAAGEETDEHGDEHGAEWPAEPGKGAIFKHPDNHVLHEAHLVPKWVKLSPFIAMLAGFLLAYQMYIRRPDWPAKLAENQRPLYNFLLNKWYFDELYDLIFVRPAKAIGSFLWKRGDQGTIDGGINGVAMGIIPFFTKLAGRAQSGYLFTYAFAMVLGLAVLLTWVSLSGGYN; encoded by the coding sequence ATGGAAACCATCATCCTCTTTGCCCCGCTGGTGGGCGCGCTGATTGCAGGCTTTGGCTGGAAGATCATGGGCGAGACAGCCGCCCAGTGGCTGACAACCTCGCTGTTGTTCCTGTCGGCTTTTTTGTCGTGGATCGTCTTTCTGACGTTTGACGGCACAACCGAGAGCATTCAGATCCTGCGTTGGATCGAAAGCGGCACACTCAGCACCGATTGGGCCATTCGGATGGACCGATTGACCGCCACGATGCTGATTGTGATCACCACCGTTTCGGCGCTCGTACACCTTTATTCCTTTGGCTACATGGCCCATGACGAGAACTTTGGCGAAGGGGTCGCATATAAGGCCCGGTTCTTTGCGTACCTGTCGTTCTTTACCTTTGCGATGCTGATGCTGGTGACAGCTGACAACCTTGTGCAGATGTTCTTTGGCTGGGAAGGGGTGGGCGTCGCGTCATACCTGCTGATCGGGTTCTACTACAAGAAACCCAGCGCCAACGCCGCCGCGATCAAGGCCTTTGTGGTCAACCGGGTCGGTGACTTTGGCTTTGCGCTGGGGATTTTCGGCCTGTTCTATCTGACCGACAGCATCCGCTTTGATGACATCTTTGCCGCAGCCCCCGAGCTGGCGGAAACCACGCTGACCTTCATGTGGACCGACTGGAATGCCGCCAACCTGCTGGCCTTCCTGCTGTTCGTGGGGGCCATGGGGAAATCGGCGCAGCTGTTCCTGCACACATGGTTGCCCGACGCGATGGAAGGCCCGACACCGGTGTCCGCGCTGATCCACGCCGCGACCATGGTGACGGCAGGTGTGTTCCTTGTCTGCCGCATGTCGCCGCTGATGGAATTCGCGCCAGAGACCAAGACATTCATCGTCTATCTGGGGGCCACAACCGCGTTCTTTGCCGCGACCGTGGGTCTGGTGCAGAACGACATCAAGCGCGTGATCGCCTATTCCACCTGTTCGCAGTTGGGATACATGTTCGTGGCGGCAGGTGTCGGCGTCTATTCGGTCGCGATGTTCCACCTTCTGACACACGCGTTCTTCAAGGCGATGCTGTTTCTTGGGGCCGGTTCGGTGATCCACGGGATGCATCACGAACAGGACATGCGGAACTATGGCGGGCTGAAAGACAAGATGCCCAAGACGTTCTGGGCCATGATGATCGGCACGCTTGCGATCACCGGGGTCGGCATTCCGCTGCTTTACATCGGTTTCCCGGTTGGTTTTGCGGGCTTCGTGTCCAAGGACGCGATCATCGAAAGCGCCTATGCAGCGCATGCGGGCTATGCCTTTTGGATCCTTGTTCTGGCCGCCGCAATGACCAGTTTCTACAGCTGGCGTCTGATGTTCCTGACCTTCTATGGCACACCACGAGGGGATGCGCATACCCATGAACATGCCCACGAAAGCCCCAATGTGATGCTGGTTCCACTCGCTGTTCTGGCAGTGGGTGCGATTTTCAGCGGCATGGTGTTCTACAAGCCTTACTTTGGCTCGGACGCGAGTGTGGGCAAATTCTTTGGCGTGATCGAAGCCAAGGAAGAAGCACATGCCGAGCTGGGCTTTACGTTGATTTCACCGGCCTTTGCTGCGGGTGAAGAGACGGATGAGCACGGCGACGAACACGGTGCGGAATGGCCTGCCGAGCCGGGCAAGGGCGCCATCTTCAAGCATCCCGACAACCATGTCCTGCACGAGGCGCATCTGGTGCCCAAGTGGGTCAAGCTAAGCCCGTTCATTGCGATGTTGGCCGGGTTCTTGCTGGCCTATCAGATGTATATCCGGCGGCCCGACTGGCCTGCGAAACTGGCCGAAAACCAGCGCCCGCTGTATAACTTCCTGCTCAATAAGTGGTACTTTGACGAGCTTTACGACCTGATCTTTGTGCGGCCCGCCAAGGCGATCGGCAGCTTCCTGTGGAAGCGCGGCGATCAGGGCACGATCGACGGTGGCATCAACGGTGTGGCAATGGGGATCATCCCGTTCTTCACCAAGCTCGCCGGGCGCGCGCAGTCTGGCTATCTTTTCACCTATGCATTCGCGATGGTTCTGGGCCTTGCTGTGCTGCTGACCTGGGTTTCTCTGTCCGGGGGATATAACTGA